One region of Niallia sp. Man26 genomic DNA includes:
- a CDS encoding alpha/beta hydrolase: MPKLTVDTVNNAPVVLNYEDHGSGKPIILIHGWPLSLRSWELQVPALIEAGYRVIAYDRRGFGGSSQPYEGYDYDTFAKDLHKLIEHLDLQDVTLVGFSMGGGEVVRYISTYGVERVKKAVLAGAVPPYLYKTEGNPEGALDDATIEEFLNGVQKDRIAFLDNFTHNFFSAGERDGLVSEPFRLYNRDIAAFASPKGTLECIKAFSYTDFREDVAKINIPTLIIHGDSDNVVPFEASGKLSHDMIEGSELAVIEGAPHGFNATHAEQFNKELLQFLAKYN; encoded by the coding sequence ATGCCAAAACTTACAGTTGATACAGTCAATAATGCACCAGTTGTTTTAAATTATGAAGACCATGGAAGCGGAAAACCGATTATTTTAATCCATGGCTGGCCGCTGAGTCTCCGTTCATGGGAACTGCAAGTGCCTGCCCTGATTGAAGCAGGGTATCGTGTTATTGCATATGACCGCAGAGGTTTCGGAGGGTCATCTCAACCTTATGAAGGCTATGACTATGATACTTTTGCTAAAGATTTGCATAAATTAATTGAACATCTAGATCTTCAGGATGTTACACTTGTCGGCTTTTCAATGGGCGGCGGGGAAGTGGTCCGCTATATTAGTACATACGGCGTGGAACGTGTGAAAAAGGCTGTATTAGCAGGTGCGGTGCCTCCTTATCTGTATAAAACAGAAGGTAATCCAGAGGGTGCTCTTGATGATGCAACAATTGAAGAGTTTTTGAATGGTGTGCAAAAAGACCGTATCGCTTTCCTTGATAACTTTACACATAACTTCTTTTCTGCAGGAGAAAGAGATGGCCTTGTTAGTGAACCATTCCGTCTTTATAATCGTGATATTGCCGCGTTCGCATCACCGAAAGGTACGCTTGAATGCATTAAAGCATTCTCCTATACCGATTTCCGTGAGGATGTAGCAAAAATCAACATCCCGACTTTAATCATTCATGGCGATTCAGACAATGTCGTTCCATTCGAAGCAAGCGGAAAGCTGTCCCATGATATGATTGAAGGCTCTGAACTTGCCGTCATTGAAGGTGCCCCGCACGGTTTTAATGCGACACATGCAGAGCAGTTTAATAAAGAATTACTTCAGTTCCTTGCTAAATATAATTAA
- a CDS encoding YjcZ family sporulation protein — translation MSRGYEENGGGYNNSFALIVVLFILLIIIGVSYLG, via the coding sequence ATGTCAAGAGGTTATGAAGAAAATGGTGGAGGGTATAACAACAGCTTTGCACTAATCGTTGTTCTATTTATTCTTTTGATCATCATCGGTGTATCTTATCTAGGCTAA
- a CDS encoding DUF2383 domain-containing protein — translation MNTEQSIKTLNKFLQGQFMGIHAYEHFIENLEDTSLKQSFSDILTEHTKNAHIISDRIHQLGGEPVTNEGVVGKAESFIGNLFDPDNGDEVIIKHAIKGENLYGIKMSEQLVRNKLDEDSLQIVHQVLNKDREHVDYLKSLIH, via the coding sequence TTGAATACGGAGCAATCGATAAAAACATTAAATAAGTTTCTACAAGGACAATTCATGGGAATTCATGCATATGAGCATTTTATTGAGAACTTAGAAGATACGTCCTTAAAGCAGTCCTTTTCAGACATATTAACAGAACATACGAAAAATGCCCATATCATTTCAGACAGAATTCACCAACTAGGAGGAGAACCAGTCACGAATGAAGGGGTAGTCGGCAAGGCAGAAAGCTTTATCGGCAATTTATTTGATCCAGACAATGGGGATGAAGTGATTATTAAACATGCCATTAAGGGTGAAAATTTGTACGGAATAAAAATGTCTGAACAGCTTGTTCGCAATAAACTTGATGAGGACAGCCTTCAAATAGTTCATCAAGTTTTAAATAAGGACCGTGAACATGTTGATTATTTAAAATCATTAATACATTAA
- a CDS encoding TIGR00730 family Rossman fold protein: MKRVAVFCGSSNGSSPIYVQAAKELGMELAKRKIELVYGGSSIGLMGSVADAVLEAGGTVIGVLPEFLENREIAHKGLTELITVQSMHERKAKMTELADGFITLPGGAGTMEEFFEIFTWAQLGLHQKPCGILNTNHYYDPLVKLINHMADAEFLQEKYRSITIVEEDPAVIIDRFLTYNPPSIKTYITEKQT, translated from the coding sequence ATGAAAAGAGTAGCAGTGTTTTGTGGTTCAAGCAATGGCAGTTCTCCTATTTACGTACAAGCAGCAAAAGAATTAGGAATGGAGCTAGCCAAAAGAAAGATAGAGCTAGTTTATGGAGGTTCAAGCATCGGATTAATGGGCAGTGTTGCTGACGCTGTATTAGAAGCAGGAGGTACAGTGATTGGCGTGCTTCCTGAGTTTCTTGAAAACAGAGAAATTGCACATAAAGGATTAACCGAATTGATTACTGTGCAATCGATGCATGAGAGAAAAGCAAAAATGACCGAGCTGGCGGATGGATTTATCACATTGCCAGGCGGTGCTGGAACAATGGAGGAGTTTTTTGAAATTTTCACATGGGCACAGCTTGGATTGCACCAAAAACCATGCGGCATTTTGAATACGAATCATTATTATGATCCATTAGTCAAGCTTATTAACCATATGGCTGATGCGGAGTTTCTGCAGGAGAAATACAGAAGTATCACTATTGTCGAAGAGGACCCTGCTGTAATAATTGACAGGTTTCTTACATATAATCCCCCTAGTATTAAGACATATATTACGGAAAAACAAACTTGA
- a CDS encoding YfiT family bacillithiol transferase translates to MTDLRYPIGQFTWNDEYTEDVIASWLDDIEQLPAQLHQAVIDLTDEQLNTPYREGGWTIRQVVHHVADSHLNAYTRFKLAVTEDRPVIKPYAEDKWAETPDSFLPVDVSLQLLASLHLRLIQLLRSLSQDQLDRAFLHPESGEVTLKRIIGIYAWHGKHHLAHITSLKKRLGW, encoded by the coding sequence ATGACAGATTTACGATATCCAATTGGACAATTTACTTGGAATGATGAATACACAGAAGATGTGATTGCCTCCTGGCTTGATGATATCGAGCAGTTGCCTGCACAATTGCATCAAGCTGTAATTGACCTTACTGATGAGCAATTAAATACACCGTATCGTGAAGGAGGCTGGACAATACGGCAAGTTGTCCATCATGTTGCAGACAGTCATTTAAACGCATATACTCGCTTTAAGCTTGCTGTAACAGAGGATAGACCGGTCATTAAACCGTATGCCGAGGATAAATGGGCTGAAACGCCTGATTCATTTTTGCCGGTTGATGTTTCCTTACAATTACTAGCTTCCTTGCATTTGCGGTTAATACAATTACTTCGGTCTTTATCACAAGATCAGTTAGACAGAGCCTTTCTTCATCCAGAGTCTGGCGAAGTAACATTAAAAAGAATTATCGGAATTTATGCATGGCACGGTAAGCACCATCTTGCCCATATCACAAGCCTAAAGAAGCGGCTAGGCTGGTAA
- the queF gene encoding preQ(1) synthase — MEARGCLYSTVRIYVYDIVHLRFIAEPITGQPDFATMYISYIPDKKIVESKSLKLYLFSFRNHGDFHEDCVNIIMNDLIKLLDPRYIEVWGKFTPRGGLSIDPYCNYGKPGTKFEEMATHRLMNHDLYPEKVDNR, encoded by the coding sequence ATGGAAGCGCGAGGATGCTTATATTCGACCGTAAGAATATATGTATATGATATAGTCCACCTGCGTTTTATCGCAGAGCCAATTACTGGACAGCCGGATTTCGCTACAATGTATATCAGCTATATTCCGGACAAAAAAATCGTGGAAAGTAAATCATTGAAGCTGTATTTGTTCAGCTTCCGCAATCATGGTGACTTCCACGAAGACTGTGTTAATATTATTATGAACGATCTAATTAAATTATTAGATCCTAGATATATCGAAGTATGGGGCAAATTCACACCAAGAGGTGGATTGTCAATCGATCCATACTGCAATTACGGCAAGCCTGGCACGAAGTTTGAAGAAATGGCTACACACCGTCTTATGAACCACGATCTGTATCCAGAAAAAGTGGACAACAGATAA
- a CDS encoding xanthine dehydrogenase family protein molybdopterin-binding subunit yields the protein MHIIGKSILRKESKSKVTGYAHYTADTTTGEALFVKLVKSKYAHANILKIDETKALQQKGVRAIVLGKGLPYVGEEVRDRPPLAYSKVRYAGEVVALIVADSYDAANNAEVLLDIKYEPLTVVNSPLTAIQADAPLIHEGIDKYDKDPGIYPITGTNIINKTKIRKGNMEKGWADCSEIVEASFSIPISDHSAMETRSATCEIMPDGDVRIMTSSQAPYMVKKILSRDFHIPTGKIVVQTPFVGGGYGGKASVQLEIFAYLASKAVGGRLVKLVNTREDDFLVSPVHIGLEAKVKLGCSADGKLQAAELEYIFDGGAYGDKSPHLTTAGAVDCTGPYKIDNIFCDSLCVYTNHPYAAPFRGFSHGEVHFAFERGMELLAKKLKMDPLMFRQINAIRPGDQTPTRVVLNRSTVGNVEACISRLRPLIGWEKGQVERIGEHVLRVKGISCSWKNSTIGPDAASGVVLTFNSDGSINLMSGIVEIGTGTKTVLAQILAEVMKMDINDIYVRMTIDTQTEPEHWKTVASRGTLMAGRAVLAAANDAIQQLKSIAATVMRVPADDLEVGYKKVYLRDNPDSFLDFKDIVYGYVYPNGNAIGGQIVARGKYILRGLTNLDPETGAGNPGPEWAVAAHGVEVDFNTRECTYRIRKAVTVMDIGEVLNFKAAVGQVKGAMSMGLSWAAREAFYFDKNGRILNPQLRTYRPIRFGEHPEYIADFVKTPHLEAPFGARGAGEHGLIGIPAALANALSLAAGVELVRLPLIPEEIWRTKRETAKNDL from the coding sequence TTGCATATAATTGGAAAGAGCATATTGCGTAAGGAATCGAAAAGCAAAGTCACCGGTTATGCCCACTATACTGCTGATACAACAACAGGAGAAGCGTTGTTCGTAAAGCTTGTCAAAAGTAAATATGCACATGCCAATATATTAAAAATAGATGAAACGAAAGCGCTGCAGCAAAAAGGAGTGCGTGCAATAGTCTTGGGAAAAGGCTTGCCTTATGTCGGAGAGGAAGTCCGAGACAGGCCGCCGCTTGCGTACAGCAAGGTTCGTTACGCTGGTGAAGTGGTTGCCCTAATTGTTGCTGATTCGTATGACGCAGCAAATAATGCTGAGGTGCTGCTTGATATTAAGTATGAGCCGCTTACAGTCGTAAATTCGCCGCTCACAGCCATTCAAGCAGATGCTCCGCTCATTCATGAGGGCATAGATAAATACGATAAAGATCCAGGAATATATCCAATTACAGGGACAAATATCATTAATAAAACGAAAATCCGCAAAGGCAATATGGAAAAAGGCTGGGCCGATTGTAGTGAAATAGTGGAAGCGTCTTTTTCTATCCCAATTTCAGACCATAGTGCGATGGAAACAAGAAGCGCCACTTGTGAAATTATGCCTGACGGAGACGTGCGGATTATGACGAGTTCCCAGGCACCGTATATGGTCAAAAAAATCCTCAGCAGAGACTTTCATATCCCAACAGGAAAAATTGTTGTGCAAACTCCATTTGTCGGGGGCGGCTATGGGGGCAAGGCCTCGGTGCAGCTTGAAATATTTGCTTATCTTGCAAGCAAAGCAGTTGGTGGCAGGCTCGTTAAGTTAGTTAATACAAGAGAAGATGATTTTCTTGTATCTCCTGTTCATATCGGTTTAGAAGCAAAAGTAAAACTTGGCTGTTCTGCAGACGGGAAGCTGCAAGCGGCCGAGCTTGAATATATTTTTGATGGCGGAGCTTACGGAGATAAATCTCCTCATTTGACAACGGCAGGGGCAGTTGACTGCACTGGGCCGTATAAAATAGACAATATATTTTGTGACAGCTTATGTGTGTACACAAACCATCCATATGCAGCACCATTTCGCGGTTTTTCACATGGTGAGGTTCATTTTGCCTTCGAGCGGGGAATGGAATTACTGGCGAAAAAGCTGAAGATGGACCCACTGATGTTCAGGCAGATTAATGCGATTCGCCCAGGAGATCAAACGCCAACAAGAGTGGTGTTAAACAGAAGTACTGTCGGCAATGTGGAAGCATGTATTAGTCGCTTGAGACCATTGATTGGCTGGGAAAAGGGGCAGGTTGAACGAATAGGGGAGCATGTGCTTAGAGTAAAAGGAATCAGCTGCAGCTGGAAAAACTCCACTATTGGTCCTGATGCAGCATCAGGTGTTGTGCTTACCTTTAACTCTGACGGCAGCATTAACCTTATGTCAGGTATAGTAGAGATTGGCACAGGCACGAAAACGGTGCTGGCACAAATACTGGCAGAAGTGATGAAGATGGATATAAATGATATATATGTGCGAATGACAATTGATACACAAACAGAACCTGAGCATTGGAAGACAGTGGCAAGCAGAGGAACATTGATGGCAGGCAGAGCAGTGCTAGCTGCTGCAAATGATGCTATTCAACAGTTGAAATCCATTGCTGCAACAGTAATGCGTGTGCCTGCAGATGATCTCGAGGTCGGTTATAAAAAGGTGTATCTGCGAGATAATCCTGATTCCTTCTTGGATTTCAAAGATATTGTGTACGGTTATGTTTATCCGAATGGCAATGCAATCGGCGGGCAAATTGTAGCAAGAGGAAAATATATTTTGAGAGGCTTAACAAATTTAGATCCAGAGACTGGGGCAGGAAACCCGGGCCCTGAATGGGCAGTTGCAGCTCATGGAGTCGAAGTGGATTTTAATACGAGAGAGTGTACATATCGAATTCGCAAGGCTGTAACTGTAATGGATATTGGTGAAGTTCTAAATTTCAAGGCCGCAGTCGGCCAAGTAAAGGGAGCCATGAGTATGGGGCTGTCATGGGCGGCCAGGGAGGCATTTTATTTTGACAAAAACGGCAGGATTCTTAATCCCCAATTGCGGACATATCGGCCCATCCGGTTTGGTGAACATCCAGAATATATCGCTGACTTTGTCAAAACTCCTCATTTAGAAGCACCATTTGGAGCAAGGGGAGCAGGCGAGCATGGACTTATTGGCATTCCTGCAGCTTTAGCTAATGCGCTGTCATTGGCTGCAGGAGTAGAGCTAGTTAGACTTCCGCTCATTCCTGAGGAAATTTGGAGAACAAAAAGGGAGACTGCCAAAAATGATCTTTGA
- a CDS encoding FAD binding domain-containing protein — protein MIFDYFRPERLLEATEYFTERRKEGRIPLFFGGGTEIITMQRLHEITLDTAIDIKAIDAVNIHDIVEGYVAIGAAVTLTEIQNKNLFPLLTEVSKEVADRTARNKITLGGNICGNIFYREAVLPLLLADSLIVTAKERDIRMEYISAKFKQKMLLEEGEVFVQAFVEEKYRKQPFYTRKKRQQWETGYPLITAAALKVDQKIRVAFSGLCAFPFRSNEMEAALNEAELSAEQKINKAIQTVPGEILDDVEGSREYRLFVLRNLLEEILQSLERM, from the coding sequence ATGATCTTTGATTATTTCAGACCAGAGCGATTGCTGGAGGCGACGGAATATTTCACAGAAAGGCGGAAGGAAGGACGAATTCCGCTGTTTTTTGGGGGCGGCACAGAAATAATAACGATGCAGCGCCTGCATGAGATAACACTTGACACAGCGATAGATATTAAAGCTATAGATGCTGTCAACATCCATGATATAGTGGAAGGCTATGTTGCGATTGGGGCGGCAGTGACACTGACAGAAATTCAGAACAAAAACCTTTTCCCTCTGCTGACAGAGGTCAGCAAAGAGGTTGCAGACAGAACAGCACGCAATAAAATTACGCTCGGCGGCAATATTTGCGGCAATATCTTTTATCGGGAAGCTGTACTTCCCCTTCTTTTAGCAGACAGTCTGATTGTAACAGCAAAAGAGCGGGACATTAGGATGGAATATATTTCGGCAAAATTTAAGCAGAAAATGCTATTAGAGGAAGGGGAAGTCTTTGTCCAAGCCTTTGTGGAAGAAAAGTATCGAAAGCAGCCGTTTTATACTAGAAAGAAACGACAGCAATGGGAAACTGGTTATCCGCTGATTACAGCTGCAGCATTAAAGGTCGACCAAAAAATACGGGTTGCTTTCAGTGGATTATGTGCATTTCCATTTCGTTCAAATGAAATGGAGGCTGCACTAAATGAAGCAGAATTAAGTGCTGAGCAAAAAATAAATAAAGCAATTCAAACTGTGCCAGGCGAAATTCTCGATGATGTGGAAGGTTCTCGTGAATACCGGTTATTTGTGCTTAGAAATCTGCTCGAGGAAATCTTACAAAGCTTGGAGAGGATGTAG
- a CDS encoding (2Fe-2S)-binding protein, protein MHIPAKKTLIKLFVNGEEKQVAIVPNKTLLMVIREELHLTGSKPGCLNGDCGACTMLVDNEPMKSCLMLGVEAIGKEVVTVEGLHEAPIQKTFMEQFAFQCGYCTTGFIMNAHALTLVPDPSKEQIREWLSSNICRCTSYEEIEQAVIQAMNITRGGQ, encoded by the coding sequence ATGCATATACCAGCAAAAAAAACATTAATAAAGCTGTTTGTTAATGGGGAGGAAAAACAGGTCGCTATTGTTCCAAATAAAACACTTTTGATGGTGATCAGAGAGGAGCTTCATTTAACAGGCAGCAAACCAGGCTGTTTAAATGGTGATTGTGGTGCATGTACGATGCTTGTCGACAATGAGCCTATGAAATCATGTCTTATGCTTGGAGTTGAAGCAATCGGCAAGGAAGTTGTAACAGTAGAGGGTCTGCATGAAGCTCCTATCCAAAAAACCTTTATGGAGCAATTCGCCTTTCAATGCGGTTATTGCACCACAGGGTTTATTATGAATGCCCATGCCCTGACACTTGTGCCTGATCCTTCAAAAGAGCAGATACGTGAATGGCTGTCATCCAATATTTGCCGTTGTACGAGCTACGAGGAAATAGAGCAGGCAGTTATTCAAGCGATGAACATAACAAGGGGAGGGCAGTAG
- the lepB gene encoding signal peptidase I: MKKRWQQELYSLLKCFVFAIIIVVICRNFLFSPSVVHGESMSPTFEDGNKVILSKISDIEHFDMIVFHAPDQDANYIKRVIGLPGDTVSMKDDVLYINGKAYTKFYLKENKLGATTAKLTGDPTLEEETGEKTVPNNSLFVLGDNRLKSKDSRDFGFISDKSVIGKVVLRIYPLNEIGLP, from the coding sequence ATGAAAAAACGATGGCAGCAAGAACTCTATTCTTTGCTAAAGTGCTTTGTTTTTGCCATTATTATTGTAGTAATTTGCAGGAACTTTCTGTTTAGTCCAAGTGTAGTTCATGGTGAAAGCATGTCTCCGACTTTCGAGGACGGCAATAAAGTTATCCTGAGCAAAATCAGTGATATTGAGCATTTTGATATGATAGTATTTCATGCACCTGACCAGGATGCAAATTACATCAAAAGGGTTATCGGCCTTCCAGGAGACACGGTGTCAATGAAAGACGACGTTTTATACATTAACGGCAAGGCATACACAAAATTCTATTTAAAGGAAAATAAGCTAGGAGCAACCACAGCAAAGCTGACTGGCGACCCTACACTTGAAGAGGAAACTGGTGAGAAAACTGTTCCGAACAACAGTCTGTTTGTGCTCGGAGATAACCGGCTTAAAAGTAAAGACAGCAGAGATTTCGGCTTTATAAGTGACAAATCTGTTATTGGCAAGGTTGTTTTGCGCATATATCCGCTAAATGAGATCGGACTTCCATAA
- a CDS encoding NUDIX domain-containing protein, which translates to MTEEWLKVFDENYAAKGVATRTDIHTQGLWHETVHFWLMTKINSKHYVFLQKRSKSKKDYPNLYDITAAGHLLATESPANGVRELQEELGFFSVNKDQLHKLGIVKNIIHTDRLTDNEFSHIYVYFVNDNISFHLQEEEVSEMVITEFECFYNFCTGTRAEMEIYPWQAGATKSKESLKIGKDKFVPHQDSYFKEIAALLKGYLHK; encoded by the coding sequence ATGACAGAAGAATGGTTGAAAGTATTTGACGAGAACTATGCAGCAAAGGGGGTAGCAACAAGAACAGATATTCATACGCAAGGACTTTGGCATGAAACGGTTCATTTCTGGCTGATGACGAAAATCAACAGCAAACATTATGTATTTCTGCAAAAGAGAAGCAAAAGCAAAAAGGATTATCCTAATCTTTATGATATTACAGCTGCTGGACATTTATTAGCAACAGAAAGCCCGGCAAATGGAGTGCGCGAGCTTCAAGAGGAATTAGGCTTTTTCAGTGTAAATAAGGATCAGTTACATAAGCTCGGAATTGTCAAGAATATCATTCATACAGACCGATTAACAGATAATGAATTTAGTCATATTTATGTATATTTCGTGAATGATAATATTTCTTTCCATTTACAAGAAGAGGAAGTTTCAGAAATGGTAATAACCGAGTTTGAATGCTTTTATAATTTTTGTACAGGTACAAGAGCAGAAATGGAAATTTACCCTTGGCAAGCTGGAGCAACTAAAAGCAAGGAGAGTTTAAAAATAGGGAAAGACAAGTTTGTTCCCCACCAAGATTCTTATTTTAAGGAAATTGCAGCATTGCTTAAGGGGTATTTACACAAATAA
- a CDS encoding histidine phosphatase family protein, whose amino-acid sequence MTKLTLYFVRHGETQYNIEKRMQGFCDSPLTDKGIQQAKAVGAGLASIDFKAVYASESQRVLDTAKFALGERELSVSTDARLKEMNFGVLESLLEEEIISEHGNILERIFSMSDIDFRVPKGESFTDLLTRTKAAVEEIIAKHKDTGGNILLFSHGVTIGYFIMSVAKLETFPHHDNCCVSVVSYENGKFTVEHTADPSFRDKGREMLQS is encoded by the coding sequence ATGACTAAATTAACTCTGTACTTCGTACGTCACGGAGAAACACAATACAATATCGAAAAAAGAATGCAAGGGTTTTGTGATTCCCCTTTAACCGACAAAGGTATACAGCAGGCGAAAGCAGTAGGTGCCGGTCTTGCTTCCATTGATTTTAAAGCGGTCTATGCAAGTGAAAGCCAGCGAGTGCTTGACACAGCTAAATTTGCATTAGGTGAAAGAGAGCTTTCTGTATCAACAGATGCACGTCTGAAGGAAATGAATTTCGGTGTTCTCGAATCATTGTTAGAGGAAGAGATCATTTCAGAGCACGGCAATATATTAGAGAGAATATTCTCTATGTCTGACATTGACTTCAGAGTACCAAAAGGAGAATCATTTACCGATTTATTAACAAGAACAAAAGCCGCGGTAGAAGAAATCATTGCAAAACATAAGGACACAGGCGGTAACATCCTGCTATTTTCTCATGGTGTGACAATTGGTTACTTTATCATGTCTGTTGCAAAATTAGAAACCTTCCCACATCATGATAATTGCTGTGTGTCTGTAGTTTCCTATGAAAATGGGAAGTTTACAGTGGAACATACTGCAGATCCTTCCTTCCGTGATAAAGGTAGAGAAATGCTGCAATCTTAA
- a CDS encoding DUF4021 domain-containing protein, whose protein sequence is MENNNNSQNEELKQKLARQQAELGVDMDEQEINGLWGMLETKEEDMLHKKDK, encoded by the coding sequence TTGGAAAACAACAATAACAGTCAAAATGAAGAATTAAAACAAAAACTGGCGAGACAGCAAGCAGAATTAGGCGTTGATATGGATGAGCAAGAAATAAATGGCTTATGGGGTATGCTGGAAACAAAAGAAGAGGATATGCTTCATAAAAAAGACAAATAA
- a CDS encoding CBO0543 family protein, with protein sequence MIFLIHDMPTHTEINEAKKNLADMTLNHWLHHDLFSIQWWILVCATILPYFIWWKLVNKNRFYEIFTYGLLCGCFSIVLDIIGTEMMLWSYPDKLLPWIPPLIPADLVMIPITAMLVYQYTNKWKTFIAGTIIWAVLFSYIFEPLFVAWKMFMLGPVWKHSYSFFGFIFLGIFLRLLFLGIKKELIQSLKDST encoded by the coding sequence ATGATATTCCTTATTCATGACATGCCGACACATACAGAGATTAATGAGGCGAAAAAAAATCTCGCCGATATGACATTAAACCATTGGCTTCACCATGATCTATTTTCTATTCAGTGGTGGATACTTGTTTGTGCCACCATACTTCCCTATTTTATTTGGTGGAAATTAGTGAATAAAAACCGTTTTTACGAGATTTTCACATATGGGCTTTTATGCGGGTGCTTTTCTATTGTCTTAGATATTATTGGGACTGAAATGATGCTTTGGAGCTATCCGGACAAGCTACTCCCATGGATACCGCCATTAATACCAGCGGATCTTGTGATGATTCCGATTACTGCTATGCTTGTATATCAGTATACAAATAAATGGAAAACGTTTATTGCGGGTACCATCATTTGGGCTGTCTTGTTTTCATACATATTTGAACCGTTATTTGTTGCTTGGAAAATGTTTATGCTTGGACCTGTCTGGAAACATAGCTATTCTTTTTTCGGCTTTATCTTCCTCGGCATATTTTTACGACTATTATTTTTAGGGATAAAAAAGGAGCTAATCCAGAGCTTAAAAGACAGCACATAG
- a CDS encoding YbaK/EbsC family protein produces MSLENVVTHFAKWEKEKEIMEFQTSSATVQEAADTLNVEPARIAKTLSFRKGEEGVLIVAAGDAKIDNKKFKAAFLEKPRMLTADEVFQKTGHMIGGVCPFGLTTNMDVYLDESLQRFSSVFPACGSSNSAIELTCDELFLYGNGKGWVDVCKGWREE; encoded by the coding sequence ATGTCATTAGAGAATGTTGTAACACACTTTGCAAAGTGGGAGAAAGAAAAGGAAATCATGGAATTTCAAACATCAAGCGCAACCGTGCAAGAGGCAGCAGATACTTTAAATGTAGAGCCTGCCAGAATTGCTAAAACACTTTCCTTTCGAAAAGGAGAAGAGGGTGTGCTTATTGTAGCTGCAGGTGACGCTAAAATTGATAATAAAAAATTCAAGGCTGCTTTTTTAGAAAAACCTCGCATGCTCACAGCTGATGAAGTGTTCCAAAAAACAGGCCATATGATTGGCGGTGTCTGTCCGTTTGGACTGACAACAAACATGGACGTTTACTTAGATGAATCATTACAGCGTTTCTCTTCCGTATTCCCTGCGTGTGGCAGCAGCAATTCGGCAATTGAACTGACATGTGATGAGTTGTTCCTGTATGGAAACGGGAAAGGCTGGGTAGATGTCTGCAAAGGTTGGAGAGAAGAATGA
- a CDS encoding nucleotidyltransferase domain-containing protein: protein MRETIMNKLKELEQEHAIKILYAVEAGSRTQGSFSSDSDYDVRFIYMHKKEWYLSLDKKRDSLEDKTGNLDISGWELAKTLRLLRKSNISLAEWLQSDIVYIRDNQFESELLDLYKKAFNTKTAFYHYLQLAKNNWKDLEQKPGIIKLYYYCLKSILACKWIDRNKEMPPNDIQQLLFEVNDNGVLHSEITKLINKKASGDKQEVIYPILNHFIAEELKLLQLTADTMPVSIYNEREITLTLDSFFRKILNIHDWHQ, encoded by the coding sequence ATGAGAGAGACAATAATGAACAAGCTGAAAGAGCTCGAACAAGAGCATGCTATTAAAATTTTGTACGCCGTGGAAGCTGGCAGCAGAACACAGGGTTCATTTTCTTCTGACAGCGATTATGATGTTCGGTTTATCTATATGCACAAGAAGGAATGGTACTTGTCATTAGACAAAAAAAGGGACAGTCTGGAAGATAAGACTGGAAATTTGGATATAAGCGGCTGGGAGCTGGCTAAAACTTTAAGACTTTTGCGCAAATCAAATATATCACTTGCTGAGTGGCTTCAATCGGATATCGTGTATATAAGAGATAATCAATTTGAAAGCGAGCTGCTGGATCTATACAAAAAGGCATTTAATACAAAAACAGCCTTTTATCATTATCTCCAGCTCGCAAAGAATAACTGGAAAGACCTTGAACAAAAGCCGGGGATAATAAAGCTTTATTATTATTGCTTGAAATCAATTCTTGCATGCAAGTGGATTGACAGAAATAAAGAAATGCCTCCAAATGATATCCAGCAACTGCTCTTTGAGGTTAACGACAATGGCGTACTTCATTCTGAAATCACTAAGCTGATTAATAAGAAAGCCAGTGGAGATAAGCAAGAAGTTATTTATCCCATTCTTAATCATTTTATAGCAGAAGAATTAAAGCTTCTTCAATTAACAGCAGATACAATGCCTGTAAGCATCTATAATGAAAGAGAAATCACTTTAACACTGGACAGCTTCTTTCGAAAAATACTCAACATCCATGATTGGCATCAATAA